Proteins from one Flavobacterium sp. N2038 genomic window:
- a CDS encoding LTA synthase family protein: protein MDLILLCYLSFLPAVLITFLPDKWLKFTNNFLVIYSFLFLFLILFVELASPDFVKQYDTRPNKIFLDYLIYPKEVVGMLLKSYLTSIIVTFLILGVVLYFAFKKGKKFFHTTSTAYKFKLMVFPLVAFLLFFGARSSLTSKRPINASNAVFSTDQLTNTLGLNSFYTVAFAAYSIKNEGNTKMYGKMDEAEAIARVKKYMIAGPNDFTDADIPFLHVQQPDSVLKKPYNLVIFLQESLGAEYVGILGGKPLTPEFDKLSKEGTLFTNLYCTGTRSVRGIEAVVTGFLPSPSESVVKLGNSQQGFFTLADALKQKGYDTSFIYGGMANFDNMASFFNGNGFSDIIDQEDFESDGNKYAFKGTWGYSDEDLVTKANNYFKSKGDKPFFSLMFSTSNHEPFEYPAGRIKPYDKTPATVNNAMKYADFSIGKFFEMAKKEPYFKNTIFIVIADHNTRTYGKNLVPINKFHIPAFIMGPGVPKGAVYNRLASQIDIPPTLLGYLGIPFETPMVGRNLTKLDQKVQGRSIMQFNDINAFRVENQVVIMQPNLKPLQFEIKNDTTLIPVKLNEELAKDALAHVITAGNLYKQSKYKLRSK from the coding sequence ATGGATTTAATATTACTTTGTTATTTGTCTTTTTTGCCAGCAGTTTTAATTACTTTTTTACCTGATAAATGGCTTAAATTCACCAATAATTTTTTGGTAATTTATAGCTTTTTGTTTCTGTTTCTGATTCTTTTTGTAGAATTAGCTTCTCCTGATTTTGTAAAACAATACGATACACGTCCGAATAAGATTTTCTTAGATTACTTAATCTATCCAAAAGAAGTTGTTGGGATGCTTTTAAAAAGTTATCTGACTTCTATAATTGTGACATTCCTTATTTTGGGAGTTGTATTATATTTTGCTTTCAAAAAAGGGAAAAAGTTTTTTCATACTACAAGTACAGCGTATAAATTTAAATTAATGGTATTTCCATTAGTTGCTTTTTTATTGTTTTTCGGAGCACGTTCAAGTCTTACTTCAAAACGACCAATTAATGCCAGTAATGCTGTGTTTTCTACAGATCAGTTAACCAATACATTAGGGTTAAACTCATTTTATACTGTTGCCTTTGCTGCTTATTCGATTAAAAACGAAGGAAATACAAAAATGTACGGAAAAATGGATGAAGCTGAAGCAATCGCTCGTGTGAAGAAATATATGATTGCCGGACCAAATGACTTTACAGATGCAGATATTCCGTTTCTTCATGTACAGCAGCCAGATTCTGTTTTAAAGAAACCATATAATCTGGTGATCTTTCTTCAGGAAAGTTTAGGAGCTGAATATGTTGGAATTTTAGGAGGAAAACCATTAACTCCGGAATTTGATAAATTATCTAAAGAAGGAACACTGTTTACTAATTTATACTGCACAGGAACACGTAGTGTGCGCGGAATCGAAGCTGTTGTTACAGGATTTTTACCTTCGCCATCTGAAAGTGTGGTTAAACTAGGTAACTCACAACAAGGATTTTTTACCCTTGCCGATGCCTTAAAGCAAAAAGGGTATGACACTAGTTTTATTTACGGTGGAATGGCCAATTTTGATAATATGGCTTCTTTTTTTAACGGAAATGGTTTTAGTGATATTATCGATCAGGAAGATTTTGAATCTGATGGAAATAAATATGCTTTCAAAGGAACCTGGGGGTATTCAGATGAAGATTTGGTTACTAAAGCAAATAATTATTTCAAGTCAAAAGGAGATAAACCTTTCTTCTCTCTAATGTTCTCGACTTCAAATCATGAACCTTTTGAATATCCTGCAGGAAGAATTAAACCATATGATAAGACGCCGGCAACAGTAAATAACGCAATGAAATATGCCGATTTCTCCATTGGAAAATTCTTTGAAATGGCTAAGAAAGAGCCTTACTTTAAGAATACAATTTTCATTGTTATTGCTGATCACAATACTAGAACATATGGTAAAAATTTAGTTCCGATAAATAAATTTCATATTCCGGCATTTATTATGGGGCCTGGTGTTCCAAAAGGTGCTGTTTATAACAGATTGGCAAGTCAAATAGATATTCCGCCAACATTATTAGGGTATTTAGGAATTCCTTTTGAAACACCAATGGTGGGTAGAAACTTAACAAAACTAGATCAAAAAGTACAAGGAAGATCGATTATGCAGTTTAATGATATTAATGCATTTAGAGTAGAAAACCAGGTTGTAATTATGCAGCCAAATTTGAAACCACTGCAATTCGAAATCAAAAATGATACTACTTTGATTCCTGTAAAACTAAACGAAGAGTTAGCAAAAGATGCTTTAGCGCATGTAATTACAGCAGGGAATTTGTATAAACAGAGTAAATATAAGCTTAGAAGTAAGTAA
- a CDS encoding NAD(P)-dependent oxidoreductase: MKIAIIGATGFVGSAILNEVADRKHEITAIARNPKETTNATWKKADIFNVDALAEILKGNDVVINAYNSGWANPNIYDDFIAGSKAIQEAVTKSGVKRFITIGGAGSLFVAPNLQAVDTPDFPKEYHAGATAARDYLNIIKDEKDLDWAFFSPAFEMHQGITTGRTGKYRLGLENPVFNDDQRSILSVEDLAVVIADEAENPKHHQVRFTAAY, translated from the coding sequence ATGAAAATCGCAATTATTGGAGCAACTGGTTTTGTTGGCTCAGCAATCTTAAATGAAGTGGCAGACAGAAAACATGAAATTACTGCAATCGCAAGAAATCCAAAAGAAACCACAAATGCGACTTGGAAAAAAGCTGACATTTTTAATGTAGATGCTTTAGCAGAAATTCTAAAAGGAAATGATGTTGTAATTAACGCCTACAATTCAGGTTGGGCAAATCCAAACATTTATGATGATTTTATTGCAGGATCAAAAGCGATTCAGGAAGCGGTGACAAAATCAGGCGTGAAACGTTTTATTACAATTGGTGGTGCTGGAAGTTTATTTGTAGCTCCAAATTTACAAGCAGTTGACACTCCTGATTTCCCAAAAGAATATCATGCCGGCGCAACTGCAGCAAGAGATTATTTGAATATTATTAAAGATGAAAAAGATTTAGACTGGGCATTTTTTAGTCCGGCTTTCGAGATGCATCAGGGTATTACAACAGGAAGAACAGGAAAATACCGTTTAGGTTTAGAAAATCCTGTTTTTAATGACGATCAAAGAAGTATTCTTTCTGTAGAAGATTTAGCAGTTGTTATTGCCGACGAAGCTGAAAATCCAAAACACCATCAAGTTCGTTTTACAGCAGCTTATTAA
- a CDS encoding DUF6268 family outer membrane beta-barrel protein: MNKTVIYLSQLFLFLLVTVAAQSQTGISGEFKVDYVPFSKYIRPMDSTKTNAESNFKRAQIAFEVPLSLKMDQYDHPKLWSVFFNGSYAKMENRNYEIESLPIEFQGGFPNELLNTQIGVKHLRSISPSWSLLIMASVGVYTDMVEINKDDVLMQGGVLFIKQFNPNLALGVGPVLTNSFGVPMVLPGIYFNWESKGALHFKITFPEGVELGYRMSDHFDLKAVAELSGMTAETKIGNKSTLLGYQQIIAGLRPQVKLGKHWILEPTGGTTLLRSFSTTNRKIKDIFKEKDIPDPKFTTTFYGALALKWKF; the protein is encoded by the coding sequence ATGAACAAAACAGTCATTTATTTATCGCAGCTTTTCCTTTTTTTACTGGTTACTGTTGCTGCACAATCACAAACGGGAATTTCGGGAGAATTTAAAGTCGATTATGTTCCTTTTTCAAAGTATATCCGACCAATGGACAGTACTAAAACAAATGCCGAAAGCAATTTTAAAAGAGCACAAATCGCTTTTGAAGTACCGCTTTCTTTAAAGATGGATCAATACGACCACCCAAAGCTTTGGTCGGTATTTTTTAATGGAAGTTATGCCAAAATGGAAAACAGAAATTATGAGATTGAATCCCTTCCAATAGAATTTCAGGGCGGATTTCCTAATGAATTACTGAACACACAAATCGGGGTCAAACATTTACGTTCTATTTCTCCTTCCTGGTCTTTATTAATAATGGCTTCTGTTGGTGTTTATACAGATATGGTGGAAATTAATAAAGATGATGTCCTGATGCAGGGAGGTGTTCTTTTTATCAAACAATTTAATCCTAATCTGGCTTTGGGTGTAGGCCCCGTTCTGACCAATAGTTTTGGTGTACCAATGGTTCTTCCCGGAATTTACTTTAATTGGGAATCAAAAGGGGCTTTACATTTTAAAATTACTTTTCCTGAAGGTGTAGAATTAGGTTACCGAATGTCTGATCATTTTGATCTAAAAGCAGTAGCCGAGTTAAGCGGAATGACAGCCGAAACCAAAATTGGAAATAAATCGACCTTACTTGGTTATCAACAAATAATTGCAGGTTTAAGACCTCAGGTAAAACTAGGAAAACACTGGATTTTAGAACCAACAGGAGGAACTACTCTTCTTCGAAGTTTCTCGACTACTAACCGAAAAATTAAAGATATTTTTAAAGAAAAAGATATTCCAGATCCAAAATTCACCACTACCTTTTATGGAGCACTAGCTCTAAAATGGAAATTCTAG
- a CDS encoding cytochrome-c peroxidase, with protein MKKIYCLLFLIVFVACQKKSKHQEVNELFQADITSLIEKVAKLKYSVQEDSTESQIQKQFLEAHKNYKKVEMISEYYSPSVSKSINGPAIPEFEENDKVTVAPEGFQVIEELVFPKYDKKNKKELIQELGVLSANLIRLEKVSNTNELTDAHVFDAMRLEVYRIITLGITGFDSPVVLNSLPEALTSLESIEKYYHVYLKDQSVSNAKQVVQLLENGKKYLKSNTNFNAFDRAYFIKEILNPLSKGLFKTQSELGIPLMKEQRGLKVTAQTLFDQDAFDPEAFSGFPDYKTTPEKIALGKKLFNDPVLSGNNTRSCASCHHEDKAFTDGLERAVALDGKSMIQRNTPTLTNIAFQRVFFADSRVSYLEDQAVAVIKNENEMHGSLEKSALAIQKNAAYVKEFQKAFPKGEINEFAIKNALASYIRSLSQYDSKFDRFMQNKTTFTVDEKAGFNLFAGKGKCATCHFIPLTNGTVPPNFDRSESEILGVPDKNKKLDGDLGKFVITQAAIHKHSFKTPTIRNIELTAPYMHNGVYKTLEEVIDFYNEGGGLGKGFDVPNQTLPEDKLNLSDLEKKQLIAFMKTLTDKKYSEKRE; from the coding sequence AAGATTCAACCGAATCCCAAATTCAGAAACAATTTTTGGAAGCACATAAAAATTACAAAAAGGTCGAAATGATCAGTGAATATTATTCGCCTTCAGTTTCTAAATCTATTAACGGACCCGCAATACCGGAGTTTGAAGAAAATGATAAAGTAACTGTTGCGCCGGAAGGATTTCAGGTTATTGAAGAACTGGTTTTTCCGAAGTATGACAAAAAAAATAAAAAAGAATTAATTCAGGAACTGGGAGTTTTATCGGCAAATTTAATTCGATTAGAAAAAGTTTCAAACACAAATGAATTAACCGATGCTCATGTTTTTGACGCCATGAGACTGGAAGTTTACAGAATTATTACTTTAGGAATCACCGGTTTTGATTCGCCGGTTGTACTCAACTCTCTTCCCGAAGCATTGACATCTTTAGAAAGTATCGAAAAATATTATCATGTTTATCTTAAAGATCAATCTGTATCTAATGCTAAGCAAGTAGTTCAGCTTTTAGAAAATGGGAAAAAGTACTTAAAATCGAATACCAATTTTAATGCTTTTGATCGCGCTTATTTTATTAAAGAAATTTTAAATCCGTTAAGTAAAGGACTTTTTAAAACACAATCAGAATTAGGAATTCCTTTAATGAAAGAGCAAAGAGGCTTAAAAGTTACAGCACAAACTTTATTTGACCAGGATGCTTTTGATCCTGAAGCTTTCTCCGGTTTTCCGGATTACAAAACAACACCAGAAAAAATTGCTCTGGGTAAAAAGTTATTCAATGATCCTGTTTTATCAGGAAACAATACGCGTTCGTGCGCTTCGTGCCATCATGAAGACAAGGCTTTTACAGATGGTCTGGAGAGAGCAGTTGCACTAGACGGAAAATCAATGATTCAGCGGAATACACCAACGCTTACTAATATTGCTTTTCAACGTGTGTTTTTTGCAGATTCAAGAGTGAGTTATCTAGAAGATCAGGCGGTTGCAGTTATTAAAAACGAAAACGAAATGCATGGATCTCTGGAGAAATCAGCTTTGGCAATTCAGAAAAATGCAGCATATGTAAAAGAATTTCAGAAAGCTTTTCCAAAAGGAGAAATAAACGAATTTGCAATCAAAAATGCTTTGGCATCTTATATACGTTCGTTAAGTCAATACGATTCTAAATTTGACCGCTTTATGCAAAATAAAACCACATTTACTGTCGATGAAAAAGCAGGGTTTAATTTATTTGCCGGAAAAGGAAAATGTGCCACCTGCCATTTTATTCCGCTTACCAATGGAACAGTTCCGCCAAATTTTGACAGATCAGAAAGCGAAATTCTGGGTGTTCCGGATAAAAATAAAAAACTGGATGGAGATCTGGGGAAATTTGTGATTACACAAGCAGCCATTCATAAACATTCGTTTAAAACGCCAACAATTAGGAACATTGAACTTACAGCTCCATATATGCATAATGGCGTTTATAAAACTTTAGAAGAAGTTATCGATTTCTATAATGAAGGTGGAGGTTTAGGCAAAGGATTTGATGTTCCGAACCAAACTTTACCGGAAGACAAATTGAATTTATCAGATCTCGAGAAAAAACAGCTTATTGCTTTTATGAAAACTTTGACGGATAAGAAGTATTCGGAGAAAAGAGAATAG
- a CDS encoding Rrf2 family transcriptional regulator — translation MISGKFAITIHILTLLTKFPNDFLSSEFIAGSINLNPVLVRKEIANLKANHIVESKEGKNGGTKLSVDPSKITLKEIFEMTFESINLGYAKNQPNPDCPVGKKINQNLSSLYADMNQKVSLQLEGISLEDFSNQF, via the coding sequence ATGATTTCAGGTAAGTTTGCCATAACGATTCACATTTTGACTTTACTCACTAAATTCCCAAATGATTTTTTATCATCTGAATTTATTGCGGGAAGCATCAATTTAAATCCGGTGTTGGTAAGGAAAGAAATTGCTAATCTAAAAGCAAATCATATTGTAGAAAGCAAAGAAGGTAAAAATGGCGGAACAAAACTATCTGTTGATCCTTCTAAAATTACATTGAAAGAAATATTTGAAATGACTTTTGAATCCATAAATTTAGGTTATGCAAAAAATCAGCCTAATCCGGATTGCCCGGTTGGAAAAAAGATCAATCAGAATTTAAGTTCTTTATATGCTGATATGAATCAAAAAGTTAGTTTACAATTAGAAGGAATTTCTCTTGAAGATTTCTCTAATCAATTCTAA
- the meaB gene encoding methylmalonyl Co-A mutase-associated GTPase MeaB — translation MSSSKKHSGSLQEKAGISPPEITNVSAIHQIKKNRRQQPSSTELIDGILSGNRTALSRAITLVESTNPEHATKANEVINGSLPHANRSIRIGITGVPGVGKSTFIEAFGSYLTQLGKKVAVLAVDPSSSLSHGSILGDKTRMEELVKDENAFIRPSASGDTLGGVARKTREAIILCEAAGFDTIIIETVGVGQSETAVHSMVDFFLLLKISGAGDELQGIKRGIMEMADAIVINKADGDNIKKANQAKLEFNRALHLFPPKKSNWQPKVTTCSAITKEGISDIWNTISDYVEMTNNTGFFQEKRSEQNHFWMMETINEQLKLNFYNHPEIISQLEQNKKAVQNDEISPFAAASDLLKLYFEKRF, via the coding sequence TTGTCAAGTTCAAAAAAACACTCAGGCAGTTTACAAGAAAAAGCAGGAATTTCACCTCCGGAAATTACCAATGTTTCTGCTATCCATCAAATTAAAAAGAACCGAAGACAACAACCTTCTTCGACAGAATTAATTGATGGAATTTTGAGTGGAAACAGAACAGCTCTAAGCCGCGCCATAACTTTGGTAGAAAGTACAAATCCGGAACATGCTACAAAAGCAAATGAAGTAATTAATGGCAGTTTGCCTCACGCCAACAGATCAATCCGAATAGGAATTACAGGTGTTCCCGGTGTTGGAAAAAGTACTTTTATTGAAGCCTTTGGAAGTTATCTCACACAATTGGGCAAGAAAGTAGCTGTGCTGGCAGTTGATCCAAGCAGTTCACTTTCTCATGGAAGCATTCTGGGTGATAAAACCCGAATGGAAGAATTGGTAAAAGATGAAAATGCCTTTATCAGACCAAGTGCCTCCGGAGATACTTTGGGCGGAGTTGCCCGTAAAACACGCGAAGCTATTATTTTATGCGAAGCTGCAGGATTTGACACTATTATTATTGAAACTGTTGGTGTTGGTCAAAGTGAAACTGCCGTACACAGTATGGTTGACTTTTTTTTACTACTGAAAATTTCCGGTGCTGGTGATGAACTTCAGGGAATCAAACGTGGTATTATGGAAATGGCAGACGCAATTGTGATCAACAAAGCCGATGGTGATAATATTAAAAAGGCAAATCAGGCGAAATTAGAATTTAACAGAGCTCTGCATTTATTCCCTCCGAAAAAATCAAACTGGCAGCCAAAAGTTACTACTTGCAGCGCCATTACTAAAGAAGGAATTTCAGATATATGGAACACTATTTCTGATTATGTAGAAATGACTAATAATACCGGTTTTTTTCAGGAAAAGAGAAGTGAGCAAAATCATTTCTGGATGATGGAAACCATTAACGAACAACTGAAACTCAATTTTTATAATCACCCTGAAATCATTTCGCAACTGGAACAAAACAAAAAAGCAGTGCAAAATGATGAAATATCACCTTTTGCAGCTGCTTCTGATTTATTAAAATTATATTTTGAGAAAAGATTCTAA
- a CDS encoding LytR/AlgR family response regulator transcription factor, with translation MKCLIIDDEPIARNGIADFVSKIDFLEVAGTCASALEATSYLQEKQIDLMFLDINMPYLSGLEFLESLDNPPLVIFTTAYSEHALDGYRLQVVDYLLKPITFQRFYQATLKARQWYQMMSSPKQSQLDPFLYVRQEEGFQKISWIDILYIEGMQNYAKLHFKDKVLIIHQTMISLEETLPTEIFFRIHKSFLVNVTHIDSVSGGRLFIKGQELPISRTRREVLLKEVVYKNLLSR, from the coding sequence ATGAAATGTCTCATTATCGACGATGAACCTATAGCAAGAAACGGAATCGCAGATTTCGTTTCTAAAATTGATTTTCTTGAAGTTGCAGGTACTTGTGCTTCGGCTTTAGAAGCCACTTCTTATCTTCAGGAAAAGCAAATCGATTTGATGTTTTTAGATATCAATATGCCTTATCTATCCGGATTAGAGTTTTTGGAATCATTAGATAATCCACCATTGGTGATTTTTACTACGGCTTATTCAGAACACGCTTTAGATGGATATCGCTTACAGGTAGTAGATTATTTATTAAAACCTATTACTTTTCAGCGTTTTTATCAGGCTACGTTAAAAGCGAGGCAATGGTATCAAATGATGAGTTCTCCAAAACAAAGTCAGTTGGATCCTTTCTTATATGTGCGTCAGGAAGAAGGATTTCAGAAAATTTCCTGGATAGATATTCTGTATATCGAAGGAATGCAAAATTATGCAAAGCTTCATTTTAAGGATAAAGTTCTGATTATTCATCAAACTATGATTTCATTAGAGGAAACACTTCCCACAGAAATCTTTTTTAGAATTCATAAATCATTTCTGGTAAATGTTACGCATATAGATTCTGTTTCCGGCGGACGCTTATTTATTAAAGGACAAGAACTACCTATTTCAAGAACTCGCAGAGAAGTATTATTGAAAGAGGTAGTCTATAAAAACTTATTAAGCAGATAG
- a CDS encoding MATE family efflux transporter: MNLKQYTKEFSYNFRLAYPVILGMVGHTLIGIVDNIMVGKLGSTELAAVSLGNSMIFIAMSLGIGFSTAITPIVAEGDAEKNDTKIRTAFHHGLFLCTILGLALFGVIVLAKPIMEMLDQPADVIALAKPYLDWVAFSLIPLIMYQGYKQFADGLSLTKYSMYAMVMANVLHVGINYMLIYGVWIFPKMGIIGAALGTVISRIFLVMFMHIMLSRRDDLKRFFKSFSFDEIKKETIKKIIAIGFPSAMQMLFEVVLFTASIWLCGNIGKTSQAANQIALSLASMTFMFAMGLSVTSMIRVSNQRGLNDFKNLVVVARSIFLLAIILETVFAILFIAFHEYLPHIFLNMENTGQILDNEEVISIASKLLLIAAVFQISDGIQVVVLGALRGLQDVKIPMYITFVAYWVIGFPISYYLGEYTEWKAEGVWIGLLAGLTSAAIFLYIRFHFLTKKLIINSESNN; the protein is encoded by the coding sequence GTGAATTTAAAGCAATACACCAAAGAGTTTTCATATAATTTCAGACTGGCCTATCCCGTAATTTTAGGAATGGTTGGGCATACCTTAATTGGTATTGTAGATAATATCATGGTGGGGAAATTAGGTAGTACCGAATTGGCAGCAGTTTCATTAGGAAACAGCATGATTTTTATCGCCATGTCATTAGGAATTGGTTTTTCTACTGCAATTACTCCAATCGTTGCAGAAGGCGATGCTGAGAAAAATGATACCAAAATCAGAACGGCGTTTCATCACGGATTGTTTTTATGTACAATTTTGGGATTAGCTCTTTTTGGAGTTATTGTTCTGGCAAAGCCAATAATGGAAATGCTGGATCAGCCGGCTGATGTAATTGCACTTGCAAAACCTTATCTGGACTGGGTAGCTTTTTCGTTGATTCCTTTAATAATGTATCAGGGATACAAACAGTTTGCTGATGGTTTATCATTAACAAAATACTCGATGTATGCTATGGTTATGGCAAATGTACTGCACGTTGGTATTAATTATATGTTGATTTATGGTGTTTGGATTTTTCCAAAAATGGGAATTATCGGAGCAGCATTAGGAACTGTGATCTCGAGAATCTTTTTAGTAATGTTCATGCATATTATGCTCTCAAGAAGAGATGACTTAAAACGCTTTTTTAAGAGTTTCAGTTTTGACGAAATCAAGAAAGAAACCATAAAGAAAATAATTGCAATTGGTTTCCCTTCTGCAATGCAAATGCTTTTTGAAGTGGTATTGTTTACAGCATCAATCTGGCTTTGCGGAAATATTGGAAAAACCAGTCAGGCAGCCAATCAAATTGCTTTGAGTCTGGCTTCGATGACTTTTATGTTTGCAATGGGACTAAGTGTAACATCAATGATCAGGGTGAGTAATCAAAGAGGACTGAATGATTTTAAAAATTTGGTCGTTGTGGCTCGTTCTATTTTCCTGCTTGCCATTATTTTAGAAACCGTTTTTGCGATTCTGTTTATAGCTTTCCATGAATATTTACCTCATATTTTCCTGAATATGGAGAATACCGGACAAATCCTGGATAATGAAGAAGTAATAAGTATCGCATCAAAATTACTTTTAATAGCAGCCGTTTTTCAAATTTCTGATGGGATTCAGGTGGTTGTTCTTGGTGCTTTGCGTGGTTTACAGGATGTAAAAATTCCTATGTATATCACTTTTGTGGCCTATTGGGTTATTGGTTTTCCAATTTCGTACTATTTAGGAGAATATACAGAATGGAAAGCAGAAGGAGTATGGATTGGACTTTTGGCAGGATTAACTTCGGCGGCAATTTTTCTGTACATTCGCTTTCATTTCCTGACAAAGAAATTAATCATTAATTCAGAGTCAAATAATTAA
- a CDS encoding sensor histidine kinase, protein MIAINKNRHWMFLVFFWSLLGMTIWAQMIEDYDFFTATIQAVLVLICSAILAHILSDVILPKALKQNKMNWFAVQSVIVVLLLAFCLSLIYIVFSDSVLRSKIYPEEADADSLHFLWARFYGNIPSAILICGTACGLRFYQEHNVIERNHAQLQQVHLEAQIKILQDQINPHLMFNILNHIHILMQSNVQLASVLLVQFSDILRYQLYECNKEYVPLYLEIKYLKDLIAVEETRWGNELEVKSKWNIEDGQLQIVPLLLVPLIENAFKHVSRLPNKKGYVHLSCEQLNHQLNFRIENSYTEQYKIPSKSQGLGLENVKKRLAIQYPEKHQFNINKTDSDFTVIVTLDLK, encoded by the coding sequence ATGATTGCAATCAATAAAAATAGACACTGGATGTTTTTAGTCTTTTTTTGGAGTCTGCTAGGTATGACAATCTGGGCGCAGATGATCGAAGATTACGATTTTTTCACGGCCACGATTCAGGCAGTTTTAGTTTTGATTTGTTCTGCCATTTTAGCTCATATTTTGAGTGATGTTATATTGCCCAAAGCGCTAAAACAAAATAAAATGAACTGGTTTGCGGTACAAAGCGTTATTGTTGTACTGCTTTTGGCATTTTGTCTGTCATTGATTTATATTGTTTTTTCAGATTCGGTTTTGAGAAGCAAGATATATCCTGAAGAAGCAGATGCGGATTCTCTTCATTTTTTGTGGGCGCGATTTTACGGCAACATTCCATCAGCGATTTTAATTTGCGGTACTGCTTGCGGACTTCGGTTTTATCAGGAACATAATGTTATCGAAAGAAATCACGCGCAATTGCAGCAAGTTCACCTTGAAGCACAAATCAAGATTTTGCAGGATCAGATTAATCCGCATTTGATGTTTAATATCCTGAATCATATTCATATTCTAATGCAGAGCAATGTACAGTTGGCGTCTGTTTTGTTGGTTCAGTTTTCGGATATTTTGAGGTATCAACTGTACGAATGTAACAAAGAATACGTGCCGCTGTATCTCGAGATTAAATACTTGAAAGATTTAATTGCTGTTGAAGAAACCCGCTGGGGAAATGAATTAGAAGTAAAAAGCAAATGGAATATCGAAGACGGACAGCTTCAAATCGTACCATTGCTTTTAGTTCCTTTAATAGAAAATGCCTTTAAACATGTTTCCCGACTTCCAAACAAAAAAGGATATGTGCATTTATCGTGCGAGCAGCTAAACCATCAATTGAATTTTAGAATCGAAAACTCGTATACAGAACAATATAAAATTCCGTCTAAAAGCCAGGGGTTAGGACTTGAAAACGTCAAAAAAAGATTGGCAATTCAGTATCCGGAAAAACATCAATTCAATATCAATAAAACCGATTCTGATTTTACGGTCATCGTGACTTTAGATTTAAAATGA
- a CDS encoding porin family protein has protein sequence MNMYKLVLLTTIFLLGLISSKINAQSPLPIHLGIKGGSNYSELPVSEGFSSEYAAGYFGGVMARFDFKRFYIQNEILYSEKSSKIEKTTTAASKNAKWKSIDVPLVIGYKVVDFSTLNVRVFAGGVYSYVLDENFSSLNQLKNAYNTFDKSNIGYQVGAGVEFWKFTVDFTYQGGLNNVSKNFNSKPNSFNIGVGYFFL, from the coding sequence ATGAACATGTACAAATTAGTATTGTTGACTACAATTTTCTTATTAGGATTAATTTCTTCTAAAATTAATGCTCAATCTCCGCTTCCAATTCATTTGGGAATAAAAGGAGGTTCTAATTATTCTGAATTGCCAGTTTCAGAAGGTTTCAGCTCAGAATATGCGGCTGGCTATTTTGGGGGGGTAATGGCTCGATTTGATTTTAAACGATTCTATATTCAGAATGAAATTCTGTACAGCGAGAAATCTTCTAAGATTGAAAAGACTACTACAGCAGCATCTAAAAATGCAAAATGGAAAAGTATCGATGTACCTTTGGTTATTGGTTATAAAGTGGTTGATTTTTCTACATTAAATGTTCGGGTTTTTGCCGGAGGAGTTTATTCGTATGTTCTGGATGAAAACTTTTCATCATTGAATCAGTTAAAAAATGCCTACAACACATTTGACAAATCTAATATTGGATATCAGGTTGGGGCAGGTGTTGAGTTTTGGAAGTTTACTGTTGATTTTACTTATCAAGGCGGATTAAATAATGTGAGTAAAAATTTTAATTCTAAACCAAACTCGTTTAACATTGGTGTTGGATATTTTTTCCTGTAA